A region from the Salmo trutta chromosome 40, fSalTru1.1, whole genome shotgun sequence genome encodes:
- the irf5 gene encoding interferon regulatory factor 5 isoform X1 — translation MPLHSPPLKPLSPPYVVPCPIMSVQPRRIRLKPWLLTQVNSGRYPGLQWLSPDHRIFQIPWRHATRHLPTSEEENTIFKAWALETGKYQEGLDEPDPAKWKANLRCALNKSREFKLKYDGTKETPVQPYKIYEVCDQPCNGDTVDEDEEEMPNIVDLSIDPRISDPRSYQAFPTSHRLDVPFSSPLNDRYGTSHHTPMYPSPNMHSNPNGGNTMAADLPQPTMAPPEFSAHVPLVVKLEHGVFVHHGPAEPSNGLGMGGGSMQPPVVTEMATMVPSAASVAPVAPNPGAAPMEAMSGVQNQEEGQAVPPYKYDLLNSLPLTDLDMKFQYRGRKMGSLTVSNPQGCRLYYGHLEPTPDQVDLFGPVNLNQVLFPGSADIQNEKQRFYTEHLLDVMDRGLILEIWEQDIYAIRLCQCKVYWSGPGVDEQGPPNPMERERKYKVFSLNNFLHGLILFQKGETPTPPPFELCFCFGEDWPDQRKPKEKKLIVVQVVPVVARILTEMFSGELSWSTDSIRLQISNPDLKDQTVEQFKELQRLLQSQHGLGPWATNGP, via the exons ATG CCCCTTCACTCACCCCCTCTGAAGCCCCTTTCTCCTCCCTACGTGGTGCCCTGCCCCATAATGAGTGTGCAGCCTCGGAGGATCCGCCTGAAGCCCTGGCTGTTAACCCAGGTGAACAGCGGGAGGTACCCCGGCTTGCAGTGGCTCAGCCCGGACCACCGGATCTTCCAGATCCCCTGGAGGCACGCCACAAGACACCTGCCCACCTCTGAGGAAGAGAACACCATCTTCAAG gCCTGGGCTCTAGAGACAGGGAAGTACCAGGAGGGTCTGGATGAGCCGGACCCTGCCAAGTGGAAGGCCAACCTGCGCTGTGCCCTCAACAAGAGCCGGGAGTTCAAACTGAAATACGACGGCACAAAGGAGACACCCGTCCAGCCCTACAAGATCTACGAGGTCTGTGACCAGCCCTGCAATGGAG ACACAGTtgatgaagatgaggaggag ATGCCGAATATTGTTGATCTCTCCATTG ACCCCAGAATTAGTGATCCACGCAGTTATCAGGCTTTCCCTACCTCACATAGGCTAGACGTTCCCTTTAGCTCCCCCCTCAATGACAGATATGGCACCTCCCACCACACCCCTATGTACCCCAGTCCCAACATGCACTCCAATCCCAACGGGGGCAATACCATGGCAGCGGATCTCCCTCAGCCAACCATGGCTCCCCCAGAGTTTTCTGCCCATGTTCCATTGGTGGTGAAGTTGGAACATGGGGTCTTTGTGCACCATGGACCCGCAGAACCCTCCAATGGCCTGGGGATGGGTGGAGGGAGCATGCAGCCTCCTGTGGTCACTGAGATGGCCACCATGGTTCCTTCTGCTGCATCTGTGGCTCCGGTTGCCCCTAACCCAGGTGCCGCCCCAATGGAGGCCATGTCCGGAGTCCAGAACCAGGAAGAAGGGCAGGCGGTGCCACCCTACAAATATGACCTGCTGAACAGCCTGCCAT TGACTGACCTAGACATGAAGTTTCAGTACCGGGGTCGCAAGATGGGCTCCCTGACGGTGAGTAACCCCCAGGGCTGCCGGCTGTACTACGGCCACTTGGAGCCCACCCCGGATCAGGTGGACCTGTTCGGCCCTGTCAACCTCAACCAAGTTCTCTTCCCTGGCTCGGCCGACATCCAGAATGAGAAGCAGAGGTTCTACACAGAACACCTGCTGGATGTGATGGACCGAGGCCTGATCCTGGAGATCTGGGAGCAGGATATATACGCTATCAGGCTGTGTCAGTGCAAGGTGTATTGGTCTGGGCCGGGCGTTGACGAGCAGGGGCCTCCCAACcctatggagagggagaggaagtacAAAGTGTTCAGCCTCAATAACTTCCTGCACG GGCTCATCTTGTTCCAGAAGGGTGAAACTCCCACCCCACCCCCGTTTGAGCTCTGCTTCTGCTTTGGGGAGGACTGGCCAGACCAACGGAAACCCAAGGAGAAGAAGCTCATCGTTGTGCAG GTGGTCCCGGTGGTGGCACGGATCCTAACAGAGATGTTTTCTGGAGAGCTGTCCTGGTCCACAGATAGCATCCGGCTACAGATCTCCAACCCAGACCTGAAGGACCAGACGGTGGAGCAGTTCAAGGAGCTCCAGAGGCTTCTCCAGAGTCAGCACGGCCTGGGTCCCTGGGCCACCAACGGACCCTGA
- the irf5 gene encoding interferon regulatory factor 5 isoform X2: MSVQPRRIRLKPWLLTQVNSGRYPGLQWLSPDHRIFQIPWRHATRHLPTSEEENTIFKAWALETGKYQEGLDEPDPAKWKANLRCALNKSREFKLKYDGTKETPVQPYKIYEVCDQPCNGDTVDEDEEEMPNIVDLSIDPRISDPRSYQAFPTSHRLDVPFSSPLNDRYGTSHHTPMYPSPNMHSNPNGGNTMAADLPQPTMAPPEFSAHVPLVVKLEHGVFVHHGPAEPSNGLGMGGGSMQPPVVTEMATMVPSAASVAPVAPNPGAAPMEAMSGVQNQEEGQAVPPYKYDLLNSLPLTDLDMKFQYRGRKMGSLTVSNPQGCRLYYGHLEPTPDQVDLFGPVNLNQVLFPGSADIQNEKQRFYTEHLLDVMDRGLILEIWEQDIYAIRLCQCKVYWSGPGVDEQGPPNPMERERKYKVFSLNNFLHGLILFQKGETPTPPPFELCFCFGEDWPDQRKPKEKKLIVVQVVPVVARILTEMFSGELSWSTDSIRLQISNPDLKDQTVEQFKELQRLLQSQHGLGPWATNGP, translated from the exons ATGAGTGTGCAGCCTCGGAGGATCCGCCTGAAGCCCTGGCTGTTAACCCAGGTGAACAGCGGGAGGTACCCCGGCTTGCAGTGGCTCAGCCCGGACCACCGGATCTTCCAGATCCCCTGGAGGCACGCCACAAGACACCTGCCCACCTCTGAGGAAGAGAACACCATCTTCAAG gCCTGGGCTCTAGAGACAGGGAAGTACCAGGAGGGTCTGGATGAGCCGGACCCTGCCAAGTGGAAGGCCAACCTGCGCTGTGCCCTCAACAAGAGCCGGGAGTTCAAACTGAAATACGACGGCACAAAGGAGACACCCGTCCAGCCCTACAAGATCTACGAGGTCTGTGACCAGCCCTGCAATGGAG ACACAGTtgatgaagatgaggaggag ATGCCGAATATTGTTGATCTCTCCATTG ACCCCAGAATTAGTGATCCACGCAGTTATCAGGCTTTCCCTACCTCACATAGGCTAGACGTTCCCTTTAGCTCCCCCCTCAATGACAGATATGGCACCTCCCACCACACCCCTATGTACCCCAGTCCCAACATGCACTCCAATCCCAACGGGGGCAATACCATGGCAGCGGATCTCCCTCAGCCAACCATGGCTCCCCCAGAGTTTTCTGCCCATGTTCCATTGGTGGTGAAGTTGGAACATGGGGTCTTTGTGCACCATGGACCCGCAGAACCCTCCAATGGCCTGGGGATGGGTGGAGGGAGCATGCAGCCTCCTGTGGTCACTGAGATGGCCACCATGGTTCCTTCTGCTGCATCTGTGGCTCCGGTTGCCCCTAACCCAGGTGCCGCCCCAATGGAGGCCATGTCCGGAGTCCAGAACCAGGAAGAAGGGCAGGCGGTGCCACCCTACAAATATGACCTGCTGAACAGCCTGCCAT TGACTGACCTAGACATGAAGTTTCAGTACCGGGGTCGCAAGATGGGCTCCCTGACGGTGAGTAACCCCCAGGGCTGCCGGCTGTACTACGGCCACTTGGAGCCCACCCCGGATCAGGTGGACCTGTTCGGCCCTGTCAACCTCAACCAAGTTCTCTTCCCTGGCTCGGCCGACATCCAGAATGAGAAGCAGAGGTTCTACACAGAACACCTGCTGGATGTGATGGACCGAGGCCTGATCCTGGAGATCTGGGAGCAGGATATATACGCTATCAGGCTGTGTCAGTGCAAGGTGTATTGGTCTGGGCCGGGCGTTGACGAGCAGGGGCCTCCCAACcctatggagagggagaggaagtacAAAGTGTTCAGCCTCAATAACTTCCTGCACG GGCTCATCTTGTTCCAGAAGGGTGAAACTCCCACCCCACCCCCGTTTGAGCTCTGCTTCTGCTTTGGGGAGGACTGGCCAGACCAACGGAAACCCAAGGAGAAGAAGCTCATCGTTGTGCAG GTGGTCCCGGTGGTGGCACGGATCCTAACAGAGATGTTTTCTGGAGAGCTGTCCTGGTCCACAGATAGCATCCGGCTACAGATCTCCAACCCAGACCTGAAGGACCAGACGGTGGAGCAGTTCAAGGAGCTCCAGAGGCTTCTCCAGAGTCAGCACGGCCTGGGTCCCTGGGCCACCAACGGACCCTGA